The following are encoded together in the Triticum dicoccoides isolate Atlit2015 ecotype Zavitan chromosome 6B, WEW_v2.0, whole genome shotgun sequence genome:
- the LOC119326737 gene encoding centromere protein C-like, which yields MQPTHSEQQPVGTMGQRYPNKGEVQKQVQRRSKRQEPSGRENLSRALVPAPVRKSTRRKSRHLQGWLGERFLYSNRLPGAIGIKSYSRGEDGKVALRVESFLPKKYSDLVAQVGMY from the exons ATGCAACCTACACATTCCGAG CAACAGCCAGTTGGTACAATGGGTCAGCGGTACCCGAACAAAGGTGAGGTGCAAAAGCAAGTTCAAAGGAGAAGCAAGAGGCAAGAACCGAGTGGAAGGGAAAACCTGAGCAGAG CACTCGTTCCTGCACCAGTGAGAAAAAGCACgagaagaaagtcaaggcatttgcAGGGGTGGCTTGGTGAAAGGTTTCTGTATAGCA ATAGGCTACCCGGCGCAATAGGCATTAAATCATATTCTCGCGGTGAAGATGGCAAGGTTGCACTGAGAGTGGAATCCTTCCTGCCCAAAAAATATTCAGATCTTGTAGCGCAAGTCGGGATGTACTGA
- the LOC119324896 gene encoding pectinesterase-like, translated as MGMHGGTSWRRRTQEAVAVVLALATLGAIAAAVEQHQHETTSKVAGGNAADVSWTEASGVNVTAICSSTPYPGACRTALSSSASRAAKDPFAASVQFAMARAASARVLARNLSSAHRSRAVLPPSGMDDCAELLDISHGQLGDALAAGSAHDATTWLSAALTNQGTCADSLDAVPASSGREGVRRRVGALAEFIGTALALHAILKGGSATPPPSATPTQSSTPSNRAFPSWVSDHDRKLLESAAGGMTPDAVVALDGSGTHRSIGEAIAAVTAAAMAPVGSSKAGVGAARKVIYVKAGRYKETVRISRRQRNVMLMGNGKGKTVIVGNRSAADGYTTYASATVAAMGSGFIAKGLTIINDAGPRKGQAVALRVGGDLSVVYQCDIEAYQDTLHTHSNRQFYTEDSISGTVDFIFGNSAVVIQNCDIRPRKHPFGQKDMITAQGRTDRNQNTGISIHKCRIAAASDLGDTKVYLGRPWKKYSRTVVMESSLDRSIAAAGWLEWSGQFALNTLYYGEYGNAGPGAGTSGRVKWAGVHTSLSTVDATRFTVRDFILGDSWLGYTGVSYTSGL; from the exons ATGGGAATGCACGGCGGGACAAGCTGGCGCCGACGGACGCAAGAAGCCGTCGCCGTGGTGCTGGCTCTGGCAACACTAGGAGCTATTGCTGCCGCCGTAGAGCAACACCAACATGAGACGACCTCCAAGGTTGCCGGCGGCAATGCCGCGGACGTCTCGTGGACGGAGGCGTCGGGCGTGAACGTCACCGCCATCTGCTCGTCCACGCCATACCCGGGCGCGTGCAGGACGGCGCTGTCCTCGTCGGCGTCGCGGGCGGCCAAGGACCCGTTCGCGGCCTCCGTGCAGTTCGCCATGGCCCGGGCCGCGTCGGCGCGCGTGCTGGCGCGCAACCTCTCGTCCGCGCACCGGAGCAGGGCCGTGCTGCCGCCCTCGGGCATGGACGACTGCGCCGAGCTGCTGGACATCAGCCACGGCCAGCTCGGCGACGCGCTCGCCGCCGGCTCCGCGCACGATGCGACCACGTGGCTCAGCGCCGCTCTCACGAACCAGGGTACCTGCGCCGACAGCCTCGACGCCGTGCCGGCCTCCTCCGGGCGCGAGGGCGTGCGCCGGAGGGTCGGCGCACTCGCGGAGTTCATCGGCACGGCGCTCGCGCTGCACGCCATTCTCAAGGGCGGGAGCGCGACGCCGCCACCATCTGCCACGCCCACTCAGTCGTCGACGCCGTCGAACCGGGCATTCCCGTCCTGGGTCTCCGACCACGACAGGAAGCTCCTGGAGTCCGCGGCTGGCGGCATGACGCCGGACGCCGTGGTGGCACTGGACGGCAGCGGGACGCACCGTAGCATCGGCGAGGCGATCGCCGCGGTCACGGCAGCGGCAATGGCGCCGGTGGGCTCCTCCAAGGCGGGCGTCGGAGCAGCCAGGAAGGTGATCTACGTGAAGGCCGGGCGGTACAAGGAGACCGTGCGGATCTCGAGAAGGCAGAGGAACGTGATGCTGATGGGCAACGGCAAGGGGAAGACAGTCATCGTCGGCAACAGGAGCGCCGCCGACGGCTACACCACCTACGCCTCCGCCACCGTCG CTGCCATGGGCTCGGGCTTCATAGCCAAGGGcctgaccatcatcaacgacgccggGCCGCGCAAGGGCCAGGCGGTGGCGCTGCGGGTCGGCGGCGACCTCTCCGTCGTGTACCAGTGCGACATCGAGGCATACCAGGACACCCTCCACACGCACTCCAATCGCCAGTTCTACACCGAGGACAGCATCTCCGGCACGGTGGACTTCATCTTCGGCAACTCCGCGGTGGTCATCCAAAACTGTGACATCCGTCCCAGGAAGCACCCGTTCGGCCAGAAGGACATGATCACCGCCCAGGGCCGGACCGACCGGAACCAGAACACCGGCATCTCCATCCACAAGTGTCGGATCGCCGCCGCCTCGGACCTAGGCGACACAAAGGTGTACCTGGGTCGTCCATGGAAGAAGTACTCGCGGACCGTCGTGATGGAGAGCTCTCTCGACCGTTCGATCGCCGCAGCCGGGTGGCTGGAGTGGTCGGGCCAGTTCGCGCTCAACACGTTGTACTACGGGGAGTATGGGAACGCTGGGCCTGGCGCGGGGACAAGCGGGCGGGTGAAGTGGGCCGGAGTGCACACGTCTCTGTCCACGGTGGACGCCACACGGTTCACGGTGAGGGATTTTATCTTGGGAGACTCGTGGTTGGGTTACACTGGAGTGAGCTACACTTCCGGGCTATGA